From the genome of Pseudoliparis swirei isolate HS2019 ecotype Mariana Trench chromosome 10, NWPU_hadal_v1, whole genome shotgun sequence, one region includes:
- the LOC130200344 gene encoding uncharacterized protein LOC130200344: MASSSSTEDEENTPEYINKSKNKLCFMHITSVKHEEVHYFTTTRWNTYRTSLGLDGESRDVAENFKHCVDVEFDNIPEDAGFHHTCYRRFTDKKSMAKVERRLARERQEATEDHEAIPSTSSGTSPTKKLRSRSGLPIAGSGPVLPALCIICQKKEKFVNRAGKRQRDTLSKAETLTAGQLQKAAELKEDQSILLHIQDKDCVALEVQDHKGCYNQYTRFLMRPEKPEKEQNEPTFDVSDKIFCERIIRQRLLVNQEVLRMGQLRKAFIELVKANEGLDV; this comes from the exons atggcgtCCTCGAGCAGTACGGAAGACGAAGAAAATACACcggaatatattaataaatcaaaaaacaaaCTTTGTTTTATGCATATTACTTCAGTCAAGCACGAGGAGGTACATTATTTCACCACTACACGATGGAATACATACAGGACAAGCCTCGGGTTGGACGGTGAGTCTCGGGACGTGGCTGAGAACTTCAAACACTGTGTCGATGTGGAGTTTGACAATATTCCCGAGGATGCTGGCTTCCATCACACGTGCTACCGTAGATTTACGGACAAAAAATCCATGGCAAAGGTGGAAAGACGTCTCGCACGTGAGAGACAAGAAGCGACGGAAGACCACGAGGCCATTCCATCAACTTCTAGCGGCACGAGTCCAACAAAGAAACTGCGATCCAGGTCAGGGCTGCCAATCGCAGGCTCTGGCCCCGTTCTTCCTGCCCTGTGCATaatttgccaaaaaaaggagaagttcGTCAACCGAGCAGGCAAACGACAAAGGGATACTCTGTCAAAGGCTGAAACATTAacagcag gcCAATTGCAGAAAGCTGCCGAGTTGAAGGAGGACCAAAGTATTCTTTTGCATATACAAGACAAAGACTGTGTGGCTCTGGAGGTGCAGGACCACAAAGGCTGTTATAATCAGTACACCAGGTTTTTGATGAGGCCTGAAAAACCAGAGAAAGAACA GAATGAGCCCACGTTTGATGTCAGCGATAAGATATTCTGTGAAAGGATCATTCGCCAAAGGCTGCTTGTCAACCAAGAGGTGCTGAGAATGGGCCAGCTGAGGAAGGCCTTCATTGAACTGGTGAAAGCAAATGAAGGTCTTGATGTGTGA